The genomic region ttttttttttttttttttaaatttttataaaaggaATATTGGTTAATTGTCCCATAGTTCTTGTGACTCCCCATTACTTATAATCAGTGGAAACTCAACAAACATTGCCTTTCCCTTTCTTCTCAAGACAGttgacctcttttttttttagagtcatTGCAAGGAAATAAGCATTAAGAACACTAATTTAACATTGAAACAACTTACAATGATCACAAGGTAAACTAGGCAAAATCATACACACATAAAATATATGGTACTGACTACACAGTACACAGCCATACACACATAAAATATATGGTACTGACTACAAAGTCATAGACTCATGGCATAGCTACAAGCATACAAGAAACagtttattaaaaacaaagccAGACTAGGCAAAAGCATAACATCTGGTAACTAGTCCAACAAGATGATGCGTCCCAATTTGCATCTTATTTATTCAAGATACATTGTTTCATGGATTTATTCATTTCCTTGCCATTGAAATTACGATGTTGAAATTGTTTGTCTTCTCCATGGAAAGATGCTCACCAATACGCTCTGCATACCTCTCAAATAAATCATCTATGATTGCCTCTCCAAAGTGATCAGCAAGCAAGGATTCTGAAATTGCTCTAATGCAATGTGACACATTTTGTCCACATGTAAACTTGTCGAACacgtaatttttgttttcatcgTTGTCATTGGCATCCAAATTGACTTCAAATGTTTCCAGCCGATCAATAACAAAGGATCCCTCTTTTTCAACAATGGTTTTTACTTCTTCAATGAAAGGATTGTAGTAAGGCAAATTGAACGTATCAATATCAGCCTCTTCAATTAGCCCCTATACACATAAAATTGTGGccattattttactttttaagtgagataacaaaacaaaaaattatcccTTAATTAGaagaattaattttaaattttaattatcatAAGGTTAAAGAACTAACTTCAGTAGCCATGTCAAGGAGACACTTTGCTAGCAGCTCCCAAACGAGGCAACAATCTCTACTAGTGGGATCTTTGATACTCCTACCAATAAAGGTTAGAATCATTTGCCCTCCAAGTTTTATTTCATCAGCACGAGAGCGAAGTAAAAGTGAGAAATCACTCTGAAATTGCTCCAAGTATGCCTCGAATACATTGTGAGGGCTTGTCTTCCCCATGTATATGTTCCCCTTATTATTGTTAATCCCTTGAGGTAcctaataattataaaataaaataaaaaatttaaagaaaagagagaaaaatgacaTTACCAAaatgaattatgaaaatttgGGTATGAATTTTCTCACCTGTACACTTTGTGTGCattataaaattgataattatttgtttaagtgtGACAATATATTCTCATATTCTACAAATAGTAAAAATTACTTAGCAGTTCGTATGAGCATCGCAAATCAGATCAAAATCCTCTCCATTTCACGTAAAGTGGAAGGGAAAATGAAGGaacgatttatttatttttttgtggatGAGATGAACAATAGAATGCAATTTGATTTTTGGTGGAATTATCcattaatcaaagaaaaattaccttttcttttctccttaaCAAGTACATAATTAACCACTGTGCACCCTTAGTGTAATGATCGCTcaataagtataagtgcttgtgggatgtGGAGGGCAAggaccggggttcaagtctccagaaaggagcttcacatacatatacacttaaattaggctagagtagaatttctatcttgtattaaaaaaaaaagtacataataTAACCCCAAGGGGTTAGCTTAGTGGTTCTTAAGGCTTCATGATATCCATGAGATCTTAAGTTTGAAACCTCTTGCTAACACCTTGAGGCCACCCCCATGAAATTCCTCCCTATATACTTGAAAAGGTTTAGATATTCtcgtttgtaaaaaaaaagagtacataatataaaatagtaattatgttttatttttcatttgtttataaCATCCCTAATACAATCAAGGGGGGAATATCACAATCCTTAATGTGCCACCATTTGCTAAAACCCTTTTGCATGATAGTATTTCAACCTATGATGTTTGTTGCATGCTAATTGTTATTTATCATTAGGTTAAGACATTAATCGCGTTTTGGTGTAAGCAAGAGTTAAACCCTAAATCTTTTGTTTGACAACAataaactttactagttgaactaactgAAACCTACAACTAGAGTACTATATTGAATGAATTACCTGCTAGATGTATACTTAGTAGGTAATGTAGAGGACGTTGTACAAGCAAATCCAATGCGACtaaatattgttattgttaggtGCTCAAGGATGTGGAGCCTATTTTGAACCTTATCTTTTTGAAGCACGGCTTTTTTaagccacattttttttaaggtacaTCGTTTTCTAACCaatcattttcaaaaagttcaaaaaaaaaaaatttgccagACAAACACGTAATCCCATAAATGTTTCTCAAGCATGGCAATTTGTGAATAAGTGGATCActaagggcttgtttggtttgCATTGAGGTTGTattcattttctgtttttattttcagtACTCATTTTCTATACAATCTTGTactcattttttgtttccatctatttttttatttggtatcaTTTTCTACTTTGTCTtccccttcattttttttatgacaaccaccaacaaagagagagagagagaggtcagTGATAGTGGGACccacaaatttaattttttacaaaaatgtcactgtattcattttcaagaaaatggaAACACCAAAAAGttatattcattttttgtattcaaatcctttttttgttttactaaaaataaaaattgaatacaaatacaaagccaaataaattttttaatggtgggtttcacaaataaattttttgtataaactACATAACTTTTTTACTCAAACAAAACAGACCCTAAGGCTGCCTTGAGAGGCTTTGATGATTTGGGAAGTGTTGATCTTGACATGACAGTGAGAAGAGAAGATTCAAAGTATGCTTGACAAAAAAGTGGAAAGCGTTGATCTTGACAAAACATGTGCACGCAGATGCTTTTCATGTGtttgagatacaaaaccaacaTCACAAACGTTCCAATAATGAACAGAGAGACTTTCAAACATCAACACATCAGAAGTTCATGAAGTAGAAAAGTACTCAAGAGGCAATAAAGCAATTGcatgaaattttattgaaaattgtaAACTCCTTTTATGGTGGATTACCTTACTTGGGGTATGTTACCTTTGTAGTGGTTTTTCCTTTACAAAGTTCTATCAGTTTTCCACTTTGTCGCCGTATTGTATATATGCTCTTGTCGCTTTTATAATCTTACTTCTTGATATGGCCGTTGATTTGTGGTTAAGTTGATAATATTGTGGATCATATAATTGAGTTAAATTAGTAATTAATCAATgcaatgtttttagtttttgatatatttcaaGTGGGGAAGGGAATTCGATCTTTTGGATATCTCCATTGAACCTAAAGGTCATTGGGCAATTGCAATGCAATGATATTTTTGAGTGTGAAGATGCTCACCTTAGAGAGCCAATGCACACTATAAGAAGAATGAACAAAATCCAGGCTTTTGCTAGGAAAGAGCCTGCCATAGAAGGACCCTGGCATTCCCGCTATGAAACATGGCCCTACATCGTTGCCTTTCTCCTTCTTCAACATAGCATAAAAGTCTGGCAGTAATTTGAAATCAGTGTTGAAATCATTACTCGGAAGGTCATTTAGAAACACTGTGAGCTCAGGGGGAGAGTGTCCAGTTTCTCGGCACAGTTCGACTATGGCATCAATCATTTCGTAGGTAACTATAAGTGTGTTGGGTCCTGAAGAGCAACCCAAGTCTGCTACGGAAAAATAACGAGGAAAGTTTTCCTTGATATATAAAGCTTTGACAGTGCCCTCCAACACTGGTCTCACCTTGGAAATCACTGTTTTCTGAGAGAAACGCAAGAtggaaaatcatttttttaactaCTACATAAACAGAAAATCATAAATGTGAACATTTTTTTCAGCTTTGAAAACAAGTTTCTGTTGTGTGTGTTGAAAAACATTTAATGGTACAAATAATGCTAGAAAACttacaacttatttagctaaTTGTGACAAAAGTTATGGATTTTGTGGTGATACTAGCATTCTTCTTAATGGTATGTACACTATAAATAATGATCATCATGGCTAGCTTTAACATGTATGGCTACATAGGAAACTCACTCTAATAGTTGATTccataaaaagagaaaattaagtGAGTGAGAGAATTACTTGAAGCGCTGAGTTATGGGAATAGCTATTTTCTCCTACTCCCGATGTCATGTGAAGAACCTTCTCCACCTGCAAGACATGGCCATGTCCGTTTTCAAGGATTGAATTATGGGTGTAGCTATCCATGTCTTCCCTGGTGTAGTAATTGCTCTACTCAACCTGTATTTATAGGAGTTAGTGATGCTTCTACTGCATGGattgaaatatatttatattaaaaaatagaaaataaagttcATTTTGCACGATTTCATTACAAAATCTATGTACATAGTATCTGGACGAACCCAGGAGGTGACCCAAAGGGCCCAGTGTCAAAGACGGACCCACTAAGGGGTTGGGTGGCCATGGCCCCCCTCCAAccccaatttttttgaaaaatttagatGGTATATAGGATGAATAAAAATTCTccaatttataacaaaaaaaatctccaatTCACCAATATCATAATTCaataattcataacaaaaaaaatctcacagaaaaaaaaaaaaaattctcttgcGGAGGTTACAACAATTTATATgacttttttaattgatttataaaCTATAGAAATTAAAAGTGAATTAcaatatctctatttttttcaaaagataaaatgtcaaaaatattttagaagCCAATATTGATGACGTAGCATTGCCACCTCTTAATATTAAtatccaaattttttaaaatcctcAAAACCAATATTGATGGCGTAGCATTGCCACCTCTTAATATTAATatcccaattttttaaaatcctcaaacaaagttttgaaaaacttcATTAGTGTGATTTTCAGTTGCATCCAAAAGTATGAGATTATCATATTGGTGAGTTGGTCAATATgataaaatcaacatattgaTTCTAACTACCCAAAATCTGGAGATCTAAagtcctcttctttttttcttcttcttcaaaaaaggTTAGAATATCATGTtgtaacttttaacttttttggtTCATATTATATCCTTCTTGACTTAAATATTTAGATAATAAAGTGCAATTTTTTgtaccatgattttttttaataaaccatggcacatgaaatttttttggttcatgcTTTGGTCCCCCCAAGATTCAAATCCTGGTTCCGTTCCTGCCAACCCTCCTTGGCCTAATGGAAAATAGTCCAAACTGTAGGGTCATAGTAGTATCATAACATGTTAGATATTGGAAGGCTTTGGGGCTGCACCATGTTCAGCCCAGGGGTTCAAATGGACCCACGAGAACTAgcaatatacatatatatatatatatatatatatatatatatatatatatatataatttcttttttaccctttagtataaaaatttgaacactcTTAACTCTAAATTATTTTCTAGGAAGTTAGCGATGCTTCCATGGcttcaaatatattttgtcaCGCCTCAAATCCAAGTAAGAGCTAGGCACGTGACAACAACCACACACTTATAAAGTTTACACCCTATAAGTGTAAAAGTCCTtcttaataacaaaataattatccTCAAAgaacatttaaattcaaaaacatcTTCAATAATGCAATTCTCAAAGGATCTCCAAAGAATAATCTtccattatcaaaagaaaaatacactAAATCTTTTAAGACTAAAAGTCTATACAAgtgataattttaaatataaaagttcaaatcttattcCATCAATTTCTTAAACTTCACCCACACGCACATTCCAGCGGAAGCCCAAACATATGCCGCTCTTCCTGATTGGAGTCTGAAAGGGAAATAGGGGAAGggggtgagttgacaactcaataagtgaAAGCGCTTGGATTTGTGCTAAAACCCAAGAGCTTGTTCAGATCCCCAATTAAAAgttacggctagattgcttttactttaACTGAAGCTAAGTACGGAACTAGAGTAAATAAGTGCAATAAAGCTACCCTAAGTCATATTTATCCATcatcaaaaatgaaaagaaagcttaaagagtatggaagagagatgcaaacataagataacaccgagacatgttatcaaagaggaaaccgaagaaatCGACACAAAACCTCTCCAttaccctccaagtcgaaatcgatccactagagaataaagttggagtacatgaataactttaagcctagtctaccccatgtacttgagccctccaagctcttgctaccaacggacttctccaagcctagtctacatCATGTGTCATAACGTGGCCGAGAAGGGCAGTTGCTGTGTCGAGGAGTCTACGTCCTCGGATTCTATGATCACATCATCAATACGTCATTAGAAGAGGCCTTACGGTATATAAAGAGCTATGGGAAAGGGGTTGGCGTTGATGTGATTGAAGAGTTGGTAGCTGCCACCCCATTTAATGCAGCCCACCAAACCTCTTGGccacatttatgtggagaagacccttaAACAGTATTGTCTTGGTTGTCGTATTTCACAGGGGTTTAGGGAAGGTGCTAGATGGGACTAGCACTTGAGTGGTGGCTTGCGTAATTAACGAATGGAAGGCTAGGATCATCTAAAAGGGTCTATATAAGATAGAAGGTCTCCCAAAGAGAAGAGATCGGAAAAATAGCAGAGGAAAACACTGTAGCACCAAGAACTAAAACCGTATAAAAACCCCATAATGATATATCCTAAAAAAACCTCCGAGGAGAATTATCTTTCTCAATACTGTGATTGCCTTCTATTTTTCCTTATCTCTTTGTTCTTCTTGGCCAATGGTAAACGCTATCTCACtcattaaagcctagttttggagcccactctctaacaaattcattgtgttggtcTATTTAGGCTTGGGTCCTTTAGTCATTTGGGCTCAGGAGTCAAATCTAGTCCTTACAattatgtttttacattttgctatcatattattagtaataaacttattatatttttatttatataatttaaaattttattgattatattatttttaacgTCACTGGTTCGACCATCGGTTGAATTTCAGTTCGATCAAAAAACTTGTAACCAGTCCCTTTTCTGGTTCTTTCACTGTGCCAACTTATAAAACCatagaaaaaacccaaaaaaaaaaaaaaaaaaaaaaactagaacgaaaatctggaaaaataaaaaataaatacaaccaCTAACAAGGCCCAAACCAAATGCATATAGAAAAGCCTAGTACAAGATCAATCTCATCTCAGACTAAGACTATTATTACTCCAACACCAACATAATTACGTTTTAATTCaacaaatattaagaaaaaatccTCACTGCCTCAGTGCCTTGCAGATTCACAAGtcattaaacaatttaaactaaaactaaatcaaacctaaaggctaaaagaaaataagaaactcACTTACTCTCCCCAGCCATCGCCGTCCATCCCTGTTCAACAACACTAACAACAACCACAATTGAACTCTACAAGCtatatgttgtaaaattttatgtatttgcatgttttttttttattattgttgttgtttttgttgttgtttttgttgttgtcaatatataaaattttctttttattagattgtgtaatttatgcttcttgAGGAACAGCCTGAAAAAAATTCCTGAAGCTGCCACTGTAAGGAACTGTATATAAgttactgtatctaagttttgccatTTGATTTATCTGCCTAAAGCTTGGAGAGAAGGGATTGAAGAAAGGGTTTTGACTGTTTCACATATATGATATAACAGTTTTCACATTATTTCATGTTATGAGGTAAAATGTGAATTCTTAATGTGAAGGTGTGAACTTTCATATTGTACATTTGGACTATGAAGGTGTGAACTTCCATAACAGTTTTCACAAGTTATATctattaaatatcaaattaactctaataaaaaaagtattaaattaacaatagataataacaaagtTGTAGTAAGGTaggtttattattatatatatatttttggtactTAGGTAATTAgtcttactcttttttttctctttttttttttttttgtttaaatccGGTGTCGTAGTGTTGTGGTTATCTAGGATTAGCATGCAAACAACTTAACAACCCCACCAGATGAGCTGTAAAGTAACGTGGGTATCTAGGTCTAGGAAGTACAAAGAaagtattaattaataaatatgtaGACGACTAattttcttagttcgaaataaatcaaacaagtaaaatagtttcacaaatacgaatttgtattgataaatgtatggtacaattctctgtaattacaaaagagtgatcctctgattcgatctccttgaaagatttattgattggaattgtggtaatgtgattttgatttgaacataagatattcttcaatttggctgaggaatggatcgaagatctttgaaatggaattacaatgaatctctggctatgagcttgttagaaattctttgttcttcgtgttcttcgtgtgttcttcgtgtttgaaggtttgtggtggaaattcttcggtgctttagaggcttgattccgtagagcttcgttgatttatggtttgttgaggtttcaggaggcttttgagcttgattccagtgaactttgagatctggacgagtagtttggatgattttgcttcgaatgttgtctgtattcgaggttgaagttcttgaagttcttggaggcttcggggtttgattccggcagagcttctggatttctgaactcaagatatcttcttccttctgtctcCGTCCTGtgtctctgtgtgtgtgtgtgtcctcctaaatgtcttgggaaggcttctatttataggagtttaggggtaggtgagtgacacgtggcggagtttgattggtgacacttgtcacagcttgattggtccgcttatgtcatcgcttacatgtgctggattgcttgtgtcatcgcttacacgtgtatggctgcttgtgtcatcgcttacacgtgctgatgcagtttcatgcctttatttcaatgacacttggcaaatttctattggaatccgaatagtgatggcaaaacctagcaacaGTACGTGGTgccttgtaattggttgtattttatggacttggtagtatgatgtgtcagcttgtgataggtcgggaattttccctctctacaaaatACACTCCATTAAATATCAAACCTACCTCACGTAACCCCACTAATTTACCCCTcaattttctccttttattCTTAAGTCCGATCCTATCTCTGAAGTCTCCAAAGCCAAAATTGCTTCTTCTATGCTCCATAGCCACTCTTAGTCTTTCTCTTTGCAGCAAAACTCAAGATAAAAAATCACTGAGCTAAAGAAGTTGAAGAAGCTAAAGGATATTCACCTCAAGAGATAGTGAAGGATCACACTCTCTTTGTAAAACACATATCACGgttctaaattctttttaactatatttcttttctttttttttgcctctTTTTGTTGTTCAAAATGACAGTGTTTGGATCTATCATCAAACATTCCAAAATCGGTTTAATCATACCAATTTCCGGTTTTACTGGCCAGTTTTCGATTATTTCTGGTTTTTAGCTCTTTTTCGGTTATTTATCATAACCGGACCAGATTAATGGCCGGTTTTCGATTGAATTAGCCGGTTCGGTCTgatttttaaaacctttttttttttttttctctgccgCTTGCCACCATTATCATCTTCTGAGAAGATGATAACTCAGTACAAGTTAGGCAGTCTAGAGGAAATAGaaccattatttatttattttattttattaaaacttgTCAAACCTTAAACCTATACTTCCAggactttttgtttttcctgCAGAACCTGACCCCTGACCCATTACACCTAAAATTTGCAGCTTCGATCTACGCTTATCATAACAAAGtgtataaaaaaagattaaaataccGAGCACAAAAAAATATGTGGGTACCCAGCGTCCAATTTATCGTaatataaactaattttttctttgtttgaatcattaaaactcttaaatatttaaatagttTCATTGCCGGTCAAaatactcataaaaaaaatactttaattctaaataaaatttagatttgacAAAAAAGGAATTCTTAGGTTCTTTCCTCAAGTATGTAGTCAAACTTTCTCtatttgagttttttagatAGTCTTCTCTCTATCATTATGCTTGActcaaattaatatatacatagttagagttttaactttattttctaaaagtgctccttaaaaatattaattataaaattgacccCATAAAAAgagatttacttaaataccatttcttttaattttaattccgGGTATTACatattcatattaaaaaataaaaaataaaaaagttcattTTCCACGATTTCATTACAAAATGCATATACATAGTATGAGGACAAACCTGGGAGGGGACCCAAAGGGGCCCAAGCCCCCTGGGCCTAATGGAAAATACTCCATTATTGTTGTTGCATTATTTAGTCCTTACCCATACTGTAGGGTGATAGTAATATCATAACATGTTAGATATTGGGAGGCTTTGGGGCTACGCCCATGTTCAGCCCTATATATGACcctctaaaataataatttgaacaCTTTTAACCCTAAATTCTTTTTTAGGGACTAGtaagaaatataaattatacaaaatctaaataaaaaaagaacttgaatatattgacatctCGGACTTATGAACAATTAACCAGCTCTAGCTTTAAATGGGTATTTAATTCAAGATGTAAAACTTCTATCTCCACTTTTCTCTTGTATTAGCTTCTTCCATGTTGgttgtcaaaggaattttgtagCTCATTTTATTGCTTGAAGGGCAATTATTTTGCccaatttaattttctagatGGAAGATGTACCACAAAACATTCTTCTTATTGTTCAGGTTGATTTGGCTTCCAAAGTTAATGAATGCAAtatctttcttctcaaaaaggaagaagaatatatcagcatcacaaaaaaaaaaaataataataataatacaataagTTTTATAGTTCCAGGGTTTCACATTTTGAAATCATTGCATTATAGTTTAATTATCAATCCTATGAATTACAtctctttcaaatttgttattatttaaatgGGCTTTTATGAGTTTTAAGATCAACAAATTTCTACCTTTGTTGTTGGgcctttttttgttaaaaaagactaaaataatattaaaatgattatATTCAAGTTTATTTCAACTAAGTTTttcaatgtatatataaaaaattgggttcaagttacaccttgtgtaactctaagtaatgttacaccattcaataacttgttattgaattcattttttaaaaattccactgttggattacatgttttatatgttcttgATTTGCATACCAATATTCATGCcaatcaattattatttatcaCCTACATCCTCTAAGCAGAACATCTCGCCCATGCAAGAGCACATGACTGCCATAGAAACACCCAACCAAGGTAACTTCTCCTATCATTGATTCAATGGCAGATGCAAGGGTTGAGATA from Castanea sativa cultivar Marrone di Chiusa Pesio chromosome 11, ASM4071231v1 harbors:
- the LOC142618026 gene encoding S-adenosyl-L-methionine:benzoic acid/salicylic acid carboxyl methyltransferase 2-like, with translation MDSYTHNSILENGHGHVLQVEKVLHMTSGVGENSYSHNSALQKTVISKVRPVLEGTVKALYIKENFPRYFSVADLGCSSGPNTLIVTYEMIDAIVELCRETGHSPPELTVFLNDLPSNDFNTDFKLLPDFYAMLKKEKGNDVGPCFIAGMPGSFYGRLFPSKSLDFVHSSYSVHWLSKVPQGINNNKGNIYMGKTSPHNVFEAYLEQFQSDFSLLLRSRADEIKLGGQMILTFIGRSIKDPTSRDCCLVWELLAKCLLDMATEGLIEEADIDTFNLPYYNPFIEEVKTIVEKEGSFVIDRLETFEVNLDANDNDENKNYVFDKFTCGQNVSHCIRAISESLLADHFGEAIIDDLFERYAERIGEHLSMEKTNNFNIVISMARK